The following are encoded in a window of Lactobacillus panisapium genomic DNA:
- a CDS encoding MerR family transcriptional regulator has product MKIAEAAQKTNVTPVTLRYYEKVGLIPPIERKDGIRNYSEADLNWIDFIRCMRQVRIPVNDLLEYTKLVQKGTDTRKNRRAILVKELEKLEQENHNIQQTITRLKTKITLYDQGKIK; this is encoded by the coding sequence ATGAAAATAGCAGAAGCAGCGCAAAAAACTAACGTAACTCCAGTTACCCTGCGCTATTATGAAAAAGTTGGCTTAATTCCGCCAATAGAGCGCAAAGACGGCATTAGAAATTATAGCGAAGCTGATTTAAATTGGATTGACTTTATCAGATGCATGCGTCAAGTGAGAATTCCCGTTAATGACTTACTCGAATATACTAAATTGGTTCAAAAGGGCACGGATACTAGAAAAAACCGGCGCGCAATTTTAGTTAAAGAATTAGAAAAACTTGAACAAGAAAATCACAACATCCAGCAAACAATTACGCGCTTAAAAACTAAAATCACTTTGTACGATCAGGGCAAAATTAAGTAA
- a CDS encoding alpha/beta hydrolase produces MTKKSKIVLSGLLAIFVLLACWWLFFNKAEQKQNPAKTIATPTIFVHGWGSSYHAEESMTNYARACNATNSIIRADVSQDGKVTFDRTISANAKNPIIEVNLLNNKSIFPDETDQARALTKSSNYVKDVVVALQKKYHFNKINLVGHSMGNLQIAYYLKNNAANSKMPQLNKQVSIAGHYNGYLGELGAPKHTILTKNGKPEKMDTGYKGLLPLKRTFPQNARVLNIYGNTGNGTDGSVDNNSSRSYRYLVSKRARSYQEHEFHGQNAQHSKLHENKQVAQLLVKFLWAK; encoded by the coding sequence ATGACGAAAAAAAGCAAGATAGTTCTGAGCGGCTTGTTAGCAATTTTTGTGTTACTAGCTTGCTGGTGGCTCTTCTTTAATAAGGCAGAGCAAAAGCAAAATCCAGCTAAAACAATTGCTACTCCCACCATCTTTGTTCATGGTTGGGGCAGCAGCTATCATGCAGAAGAAAGCATGACAAATTATGCCCGCGCTTGTAATGCGACTAACTCAATTATAAGAGCTGACGTTAGTCAAGACGGTAAAGTTACGTTTGATAGGACCATCAGTGCTAATGCTAAAAATCCCATCATTGAGGTTAACTTACTTAATAATAAAAGTATTTTCCCAGATGAAACCGATCAGGCTCGTGCTTTAACTAAAAGTAGTAATTACGTTAAAGACGTAGTAGTAGCGCTGCAGAAGAAATACCATTTTAATAAAATCAATTTAGTCGGTCATTCCATGGGCAACCTGCAAATTGCCTATTATTTAAAAAATAATGCAGCTAATTCCAAAATGCCGCAATTGAATAAACAAGTTTCTATTGCAGGCCATTATAACGGCTATCTTGGCGAACTCGGCGCACCCAAGCATACTATTTTAACGAAAAATGGTAAGCCAGAAAAAATGGATACTGGCTACAAAGGACTACTGCCTTTAAAAAGGACTTTCCCGCAAAATGCCCGCGTACTAAATATCTACGGTAATACTGGTAACGGAACAGATGGTTCAGTTGACAATAACTCTTCCCGCTCTTACCGTTACTTAGTTAGTAAACGCGCACGTTCTTACCAAGAACACGAATTTCACGGGCAAAATGCTCAGCACAGCAAGCTACATGAAAACAAGCAGGTAGCTCAATTACTGGTTAAATTTTTATGGGCAAAATAA